Proteins encoded within one genomic window of Manis pentadactyla isolate mManPen7 chromosome 4, mManPen7.hap1, whole genome shotgun sequence:
- the OVGP1 gene encoding LOW QUALITY PROTEIN: oviduct-specific glycoprotein (The sequence of the model RefSeq protein was modified relative to this genomic sequence to represent the inferred CDS: inserted 2 bases in 2 codons; substituted 2 bases at 2 genomic stop codons), with the protein MSFSPEPEKFSGREVLCVVRPLRPPCYPGSCVRGPRSNAAPTLSWSLPTKACSPLPGAAHKLVCYYTSWAQSXPGPASIFPCDLDPFLCTHLIFAFASMHNDQIVAQDLQDEKIIYPEFKKLKERNRELRTLLSVSRWNFGISRXEFTTMLSASTTREKFIDSVISLPRTHDFDGLDLFLYPGLRGSPKHDWWALVLIEELLMAFQKEAXLAKCSRLLVSATVSGDPNIIQIAYDVSLLGRFLDFISVLSLDLRGSWEEFMGHNRPLFSMPEDHKYSTYVMNYWRKLGAPPEKLLRGLPTYGHTLCLLKASQNALQTRAVGRASPGKYTKQAGFLAYYEIRSFVQRATKHWIDYQYVPYAYKGKEWVGYDNVISLRYKLLFLKKVHFGGAMVWTWTLDLADVXGLFCGAGPFPLVSMLHDLLVKAEFSSTNSPKFWLSSAMNSSRAGSDRLTVTKVLTTDLGILLSGGEAMAAETYRKSEIMTTIPRFGIVTPTRDTMSFGKHSVALERKTETHGENITTPLGHQSVTLGKKIMTSQYFLTETHGEKIMSHRRKAVALEKLPNPSGKKTVTPDGQTKTQRGENLTSEVETDPRGMAWMLRWGLRKGYCPLALPPSPQGSLPLLWATSLFPEMGTVPLSTGRPFRQGLYL; encoded by the exons ATGTCCTTTTCTCCAGAGCCAGAGAAATTCTCTGGCAGGGAAGTGCTCTGCGTGGTACGGCCCCTGAGGCCCCCCTGCTACCCTGGCTCTTGTGTCAGGGGCCCCCGATCCAATGCAG CTCCAACCCTGTCTTGGTCTCTGCCAACTAAGGCATGCTCTCCCTTGCCAGGTGCTGCCCACAAACTGGTGTGTTACTACACCAGCTGGGCACAGAGTTGACCCGGCCCTGCCTCCATATTTCCCTGTGACCTGGATCCCTTTCTCTGCACCCACCTCATATTTGCCTTTGCCTCAATGCACAATGATCAGATTGTTGCTCAGGATCTCCAGGATGAGAAAATTATCTACCCAGAGTTCAAGAAGCTCAAGGAGAG GAACAGGGAGCTGAGGACACTGCTGTCCGTCAGCAGGTGGAACTTTGGCATATCCAGATGAGA GTTCACCACTATGCTGTCCGCATCCACCACCCGGGAGAAGTTCATTGATTCAGTCATATCTCTCCCGAGGACACATGACTTTGATGGTCTGGACCTCTTCTTGTACCCTGGACTAAGAGGCAGCCCCAAGCACGACTGGTGGGCTTTAGTCTTAATTGAA GAGCTCCTGATGGCCTTCCAGAAGGAGG TGCTTGCCAAGTGCTCAAGGCTGCTGGTCTCTGCTACTGTCTCTGGGGACCCAAACATCATCCAAATAGCTTATGATGTGAGCCTTCTAGGCAG ATTCCTGGATTTCATCAGTGTCCTGTCTTTAGACTTACGTGGAAGCTGGGAAGAGTTCATGGGACACAATAGACCCCTGTTCTCTAtgcctgaagaccacaaatattcA ACATATGTCATGAATTACTGGCGAAAGCTTGGGGCACCCCCAGAGAAGCTCCTCAGGGGCCTCCCTACCTATGGACATACCTTGTGCCTCCTTAAAGCTTCTCAGAATGCATTGCAGACCAGAGCTGTGGGACGTGCATCTCCAGGAAAGTACACCAAGCAAGCTGGCTTCTTGGCTTATTATGAG ATTCGCTCCTTTGTCCAGAGAGCGACGAAGCACTGGATTGATTATCAATATGTCCCATATGCCTACAAGGGAAAGGAGTGGGTTGGCTATGACAATGTCATCAGCCTCAGGTACAAG CTATTGTTCTTAAAGAAAGTTCATTTTGGGGGAGCCATGGTGTGGACGTGGACGTTGGACCTGGCTGATG AGGGCCTTTTCTGTGGTGCTGGCCCCTTCCCCCTTGTTTCCATGCTGCATGATCTCCTTGTGAAGGCTG AGTTCAGCTCAACTAATTCACCAAAATTTTGGCTCTCGTCTGCAATGAATTCGTCAAGAGCTGGCTCTGATAGGCTGACTGTGACCAAGGTGTTAACCACTGATTTGGGGATTTTGCTCTCTGGAGGAGAGGCTATGGCCGCTGAGACCTACAGAAAGTCTGAGATTATGACCACAATTCCTAGATTTGGGATTGTGACCCCCACAAGGGACACCATGTCCTTTGGAAAGCATAGTGTAGCTCTAGAAAGGAAGACTGAGACCCATGGAGAGAATATCACAACCCCTCTGGGCCATCAGTCTGTGACCCTGGGAAAGAAGATTATGACTTCTCAGTATTTTCTGACTGAGACCCATGGAGAGAAGATCATGTCCCATAGAAGGAAGGCTGTAGCCCTTGAAAAGCTGCCTAACCCCTCTGGAAAGAAGACAGTCACCCCTGATGGGCAGACCAAGACTCAAAGAGGAGAGAATTTGACTTCTGAGGTGGAAACTGACCCCCGAGGCATGGCTTGGATGCTCAGGTGGGGGCTGAGAAAAGGATATTGCCCTCTGGCCCTGCCGCCTAGTCCCCAGGGCTCCCTCCCCTTGCTTTGGGCCACCTCTTTGTTCCCAGAGATGGGAACCGTTCCTCTGTCTACAGGGAGACCCTTCCGACAAGGCCTGTATCTTTAA